The proteins below are encoded in one region of Ereboglobus luteus:
- a CDS encoding 3-deoxy-D-manno-octulosonic acid transferase has translation MIWVYRILFFPALLFMLPYYLLRMWRRGGYKSGFSQRFGTVNLPPKNPAKKRVWLQAVSVGEMQAISPLLQALKARGDVEVYLTTTTSTGHKIALDRYGEKSGLTIGTGYFPLDWWAFSARAWRRVRPDLVILMEGERWPEHIAQARRRGVPVLAVNARLSDRSYSRMKAWRAVAMPLMQRGITRVLACSEIDAERFRELGFTAEQVTVTGNIKWDVTIPLMSAEERVSLRAEIGLGANANELILLGSSTWPGEEDALLEALRAIRAAGIAARLLLVPRHMERRGEVEALLQKQTTPAGEDTAPTWHFRSRGAAPGVVDIAVGDTTGELRKFTQLADLVFVGKSLPPHTEGQTPVEAAALGRAILFGPGMGNFREIARRLTDAGAAKVVHNREELCATAARILGDADARAKMMTASTECYRGNQGAVARTLEIIEKTLGMPNRGSA, from the coding sequence ATGATCTGGGTTTACCGCATACTGTTTTTTCCCGCGCTGCTCTTCATGCTGCCATATTACCTGCTGAGGATGTGGCGGCGCGGCGGTTACAAAAGCGGTTTCTCGCAACGGTTCGGCACGGTGAATCTGCCGCCCAAAAACCCCGCCAAAAAACGCGTGTGGTTGCAGGCGGTGAGCGTCGGCGAAATGCAGGCGATCTCGCCCTTGCTTCAGGCGTTGAAAGCGCGCGGCGACGTGGAGGTTTACCTGACAACCACAACGAGCACGGGCCACAAAATCGCGCTCGACCGCTACGGCGAAAAATCCGGCCTCACAATCGGCACCGGCTATTTTCCGCTCGACTGGTGGGCGTTTTCCGCGCGCGCATGGCGGCGCGTGCGCCCCGACTTGGTGATCCTGATGGAGGGCGAGCGCTGGCCCGAGCACATCGCGCAGGCGCGGCGGCGCGGCGTGCCCGTGCTGGCAGTGAACGCGCGCCTTTCGGACCGCAGCTACTCGCGAATGAAAGCATGGCGCGCGGTGGCGATGCCCCTTATGCAGCGCGGCATCACGCGCGTGCTGGCGTGCTCGGAAATCGACGCGGAGCGCTTCCGCGAACTCGGTTTCACGGCGGAGCAAGTCACGGTGACGGGCAACATTAAATGGGATGTGACCATTCCGCTGATGAGCGCGGAGGAACGCGTGTCGCTGCGCGCGGAGATTGGCCTCGGCGCGAACGCAAACGAACTGATCCTGCTCGGCTCGTCAACATGGCCGGGCGAGGAGGATGCGTTGCTGGAGGCGCTGCGCGCGATTCGCGCGGCGGGCATCGCGGCGCGATTACTGCTCGTGCCGCGCCACATGGAACGTCGCGGCGAAGTCGAGGCGCTGCTGCAAAAACAGACAACACCAGCAGGGGAAGACACCGCGCCAACCTGGCATTTTCGCTCGCGTGGCGCCGCGCCGGGCGTGGTTGACATTGCGGTGGGCGACACCACGGGCGAGTTGAGAAAATTCACGCAACTGGCCGACCTGGTTTTTGTGGGCAAAAGCCTTCCCCCGCACACGGAAGGCCAGACGCCCGTCGAGGCGGCGGCGCTTGGCCGCGCAATCCTGTTCGGCCCGGGCATGGGCAACTTCCGTGAAATCGCGCGGCGGCTGACCGATGCCGGCGCGGCAAAGGTTGTGCATAATCGCGAGGAACTTTGCGCCACGGCGGCGCGCATACTTGGCGACGCCGATGCGCGCGCAAAAATGATGACCGCCTCAACCGAATGCTACCGCGGCAACCAGGGTGCCGTCGCGCGCACGCTCGAAATCATCGAAAAGACACTGGGAATGCCGAACCGAGGTTCGGCATGA
- a CDS encoding MFS transporter has product MTPEQAKRFKYWQTRTIIGTMVGYALYYFVRKNFSLAMPGLEADMGITKVQLGFFLTLHGVIYGCSRFVNGFIADRVSGRKFMTLGLVLCSLANYAFGFSDTFARLTTGMSSGAQFLAATVVFMGVIWVINGFVQGMGVPPVNRLLTHWIPARELATKMSVWNTSHSIGAGLVVILCGYLMTHFGVGAWRLCFFVPATISLCGAVWLWFTLRDTPSSLGLPELTNTTTAGKVEKTDTKSPAYRAFVRKQVFGNRIIWTIAFVNFLVYIVRFTILDWGPTLLKETKGVSLASAGWMVALFEIAGIVGMLVAGWATDRFLKSRAHRTCVFCMIGAAVSMLLFWKIPADAHPIATFVALCMAGFFIYGPQALLGIATSNHATKKASATGNGLVGLFGYASTVISGLGIGYMAKNYGWDHTFVALLGVAVVTILVLLTIWNIKADSYEEAEKLEAEIAAKYKDGNPLTN; this is encoded by the coding sequence ATGACCCCCGAACAGGCCAAGCGATTCAAATACTGGCAGACACGCACGATCATCGGCACGATGGTCGGTTACGCGCTCTATTATTTCGTGAGGAAAAACTTCAGCCTCGCGATGCCGGGACTGGAGGCGGACATGGGCATCACAAAAGTGCAGCTGGGATTTTTCCTGACATTGCACGGCGTCATTTACGGATGCTCGCGCTTCGTCAACGGCTTCATCGCCGACCGTGTGAGCGGGCGCAAGTTCATGACGCTCGGGCTCGTGCTTTGCTCGCTGGCCAATTACGCGTTCGGATTCAGCGACACGTTCGCGCGGTTGACGACCGGCATGTCGAGCGGCGCGCAATTTCTTGCCGCCACCGTCGTGTTCATGGGCGTCATTTGGGTGATAAACGGCTTTGTCCAGGGCATGGGCGTCCCTCCCGTCAACCGCCTGCTGACCCACTGGATTCCGGCCAGGGAGCTGGCCACAAAAATGTCCGTCTGGAACACGTCGCACTCAATCGGCGCCGGGCTCGTGGTCATTCTTTGCGGTTACCTGATGACGCATTTCGGTGTCGGCGCGTGGCGGCTGTGCTTCTTTGTCCCGGCAACGATTTCGCTTTGCGGCGCCGTCTGGCTGTGGTTCACGTTGCGCGACACGCCCTCCTCGCTGGGGCTTCCCGAGCTGACGAACACCACCACCGCGGGAAAAGTCGAAAAAACGGACACCAAATCGCCCGCATACAGGGCCTTCGTCCGCAAGCAGGTTTTCGGCAACCGCATCATCTGGACGATCGCGTTCGTCAACTTCCTCGTTTACATCGTCCGCTTCACCATTCTCGACTGGGGTCCGACGCTCCTCAAGGAAACCAAGGGCGTATCGCTCGCCTCGGCGGGCTGGATGGTCGCCCTCTTTGAAATCGCGGGCATCGTGGGAATGCTCGTCGCCGGCTGGGCAACGGACCGGTTCCTGAAAAGCCGCGCCCATCGCACCTGCGTGTTTTGCATGATCGGCGCCGCCGTCTCGATGCTCCTGTTCTGGAAAATCCCGGCGGACGCGCATCCCATCGCCACCTTTGTCGCGCTCTGCATGGCGGGCTTCTTCATCTACGGTCCGCAAGCCCTGCTCGGCATCGCCACCTCCAACCACGCGACCAAAAAAGCCTCCGCCACCGGCAACGGCCTTGTGGGACTCTTCGGCTACGCCAGCACGGTGATCTCGGGATTGGGCATCGGCTACATGGCTAAAAATTACGGCTGGGATCACACGTTTGTGGCGCTGCTCGGCGTCGCCGTCGTCACAATCCTCGTTCTGCTGACCATCTGGAACATCAAGGCCGACAGCTATGAGGAGGCCGAAAAACTTGAAGCCGAAATCGCCGCCAAATACAAAGACGGAAATCCCTTAACGAACTAA
- a CDS encoding ribulose-phosphate 3-epimerase, with amino-acid sequence MERKISVSLMCADLLNLESEIKLLEKSGVDYLHMDITDGHLVPNLTFGPDFVTAMHRVSNTPTDTHLMVKDPALILSKLKIRKGDILSVHVELDCNFAAMSKTVRDAGGKFGLAINPETPIEALEPWLAITDVVILMLVRPGFAGGKLIDGILDKVPQTRAYLDARGHANTLISVDGSVSTERARLMAGMGANIFVGGTTAVYRPGQPLEQSMREFRAAISE; translated from the coding sequence ATGGAACGAAAAATCTCCGTGTCATTAATGTGCGCCGACCTGTTGAACCTGGAGTCGGAAATCAAGCTGTTGGAAAAATCCGGCGTGGATTACCTCCACATGGACATTACCGACGGGCATCTGGTCCCGAACCTGACATTCGGCCCCGATTTCGTGACGGCGATGCACCGCGTCAGCAACACGCCGACCGACACCCACCTCATGGTGAAGGACCCCGCGCTAATCCTCTCCAAGCTAAAAATCCGCAAAGGCGACATCCTCTCCGTGCATGTGGAGCTCGACTGCAATTTCGCGGCCATGAGCAAAACCGTGCGCGACGCCGGCGGAAAATTCGGCCTCGCAATCAATCCCGAAACTCCGATCGAGGCGCTCGAACCCTGGCTCGCCATCACCGATGTCGTCATCCTGATGCTTGTGCGTCCGGGCTTTGCCGGCGGCAAACTGATCGACGGCATCCTGGACAAAGTGCCCCAAACGCGCGCCTATCTCGATGCGCGCGGCCACGCGAACACACTCATCAGCGTCGATGGAAGCGTGAGCACCGAACGCGCGCGCCTGATGGCCGGCATGGGCGCGAACATATTCGTCGGCGGCACCACGGCGGTGTATCGCCCCGGCCAGCCACTCGAGCAATCCATGCGGGAATTTCGCGCGGCGATATCCGAATAG
- a CDS encoding type II toxin-antitoxin system RelE family toxin — MYQVTFSEQAMAELNKLDKLQQLEVILPISNLKPSDIANPREPLSRFTRGTNTLYRLRAAEFRFYFEVRGSTLHTIYILHKNSLEDFLLRNKLPVSESQLVEQHSKFWKYLETLTKK; from the coding sequence ATGTATCAAGTCACCTTTTCAGAACAAGCGATGGCCGAGCTCAACAAGCTCGACAAACTCCAACAGCTGGAAGTGATCCTGCCCATCAGCAATCTCAAGCCGTCCGACATCGCCAATCCGCGCGAACCGCTCAGCCGCTTCACCCGCGGCACAAACACGCTCTACCGGTTGCGCGCCGCCGAGTTCCGTTTTTATTTCGAGGTGCGCGGCAGCACGCTCCACACCATTTACATCCTCCACAAAAACTCGCTGGAGGATTTTCTTTTGCGCAACAAACTTCCCGTTTCCGAGTCGCAACTCGTTGAACAGCACTCCAAGTTCTGGAAATATCTCGAAACGCTTACGAAAAAATAA
- the pssA gene encoding CDP-diacylglycerol--serine O-phosphatidyltransferase: MSQDSPTNPQSPVDADPRDPYNVTQASRIYLLPNLMTAGNLFCGFSSLISCIFARFAEYGADGLYNGYSSYDYYRFAVFLILGAAVFDSLDGRLARMGGRESLFGAEFDSLADVVSFGIAPAMMVFFFILSPTQGIPWFRSIGWAVGFIYLLCAAMRLARFNVITNPLLHRGAKDSNKDFIGLPVPTAAATVAATLLCLMRLTESEKSLKVISLGLPVLMLLVAFLMMSTIRFPSGKNLGMQTRIRVRYFIILLIVVGFVIYYREFAFLGLCVAFLLFGILRHIKRKIFGHKTAPAAADSNKRTTV; encoded by the coding sequence ATGTCGCAAGATTCACCGACAAACCCGCAGTCGCCCGTTGATGCCGATCCGCGAGACCCTTACAATGTCACGCAGGCCAGCCGGATTTACCTTCTGCCCAACCTTATGACGGCGGGGAATCTTTTTTGCGGATTCTCGTCGCTCATCAGCTGCATCTTCGCGCGTTTCGCCGAATACGGCGCCGATGGGCTCTACAATGGCTACTCGTCCTACGATTATTACAGGTTTGCCGTTTTTCTGATTCTGGGCGCGGCGGTGTTTGATTCGCTCGATGGACGGCTCGCGCGCATGGGCGGTCGCGAATCGCTTTTTGGCGCCGAGTTCGACTCGCTCGCCGACGTGGTTTCGTTCGGCATCGCGCCGGCGATGATGGTTTTCTTTTTCATCCTTTCGCCCACGCAAGGCATTCCCTGGTTTCGCAGCATCGGCTGGGCTGTCGGTTTCATTTACCTGCTTTGCGCCGCAATGCGCCTGGCCCGCTTCAACGTCATCACCAATCCCCTGCTCCACCGGGGAGCCAAGGATTCCAACAAGGATTTTATCGGCCTGCCGGTGCCGACCGCCGCCGCGACCGTGGCCGCCACGCTTCTCTGCCTCATGCGCCTGACGGAATCCGAAAAATCGCTCAAGGTCATCTCGCTCGGGCTGCCCGTCCTGATGCTTTTGGTCGCGTTTTTGATGATGAGCACGATTCGTTTTCCGAGCGGCAAAAACCTTGGCATGCAAACGCGCATACGCGTGCGTTACTTCATCATCCTGCTCATTGTGGTTGGGTTTGTTATTTACTACCGCGAGTTTGCGTTTCTCGGCCTGTGCGTGGCGTTTCTGCTCTTCGGCATCCTGCGGCACATAAAACGAAAGATATTCGGCCACAAAACCGCCCCCGCGGCAGCCGATTCCAACAAGCGAACAACTGTGTGA
- a CDS encoding P-loop NTPase, which produces MTSDSIKEVLKQVKYPGFSRDIVSFGLVRGAGFADGVAKVSLALTTSDPKVAQFIKTEVDKCLRAQPGVNDTLIEVEIAPPANAPAQAAASAAPAGISRSIAIASGKGGVGKSTFSVNLACAIAQLLAERGRPGRVGLMDCDIYGPSVPLMMGISGRPYVEDDNFIIPLENHGVKVMSMGFLVDENTPVVWRGPMIMKAVQQFVQNVKWGELDVLLVDLPPGTGDAQLSLVQTLPLDGAVIVTTPQLAATQVARRGGLMFQKVNVPVLGVAENMSWFTDPAGLRHELFGSGGGAKTAESLGAPLLGQVPIQPEIREGGDSGAPIVVSAPQSEAAMTFRKIGTALLG; this is translated from the coding sequence GTGACCTCCGACTCAATCAAAGAAGTTCTCAAACAAGTGAAATATCCCGGTTTCAGCCGCGACATCGTTTCGTTCGGACTGGTGCGCGGCGCCGGTTTTGCGGATGGAGTCGCAAAGGTGTCGCTCGCGCTGACCACCTCCGACCCAAAAGTGGCGCAGTTTATCAAGACCGAGGTGGACAAATGCCTGCGCGCGCAGCCGGGCGTGAACGACACGCTCATCGAGGTTGAAATCGCGCCGCCCGCAAACGCCCCCGCGCAAGCCGCCGCCAGCGCGGCCCCGGCGGGCATCAGCCGCTCCATCGCCATCGCCTCCGGAAAAGGCGGCGTGGGCAAGTCGACTTTCTCGGTGAACCTCGCGTGCGCGATTGCGCAACTGCTCGCCGAGCGCGGTCGCCCGGGACGCGTGGGACTGATGGATTGCGACATTTACGGTCCGTCCGTGCCGCTGATGATGGGGATTTCGGGACGCCCGTATGTCGAGGACGACAACTTCATTATTCCCTTGGAAAACCACGGCGTGAAGGTGATGAGCATGGGTTTTCTGGTGGACGAAAACACGCCCGTTGTCTGGCGCGGCCCGATGATCATGAAGGCCGTGCAGCAATTCGTGCAAAACGTGAAATGGGGCGAGCTCGACGTGCTCCTGGTCGACCTGCCGCCGGGCACGGGCGACGCGCAACTCTCCCTCGTGCAAACGCTGCCGCTCGACGGCGCGGTCATCGTGACCACGCCGCAACTCGCCGCGACCCAAGTGGCGCGCCGTGGCGGCCTGATGTTTCAAAAAGTGAACGTGCCCGTGCTCGGAGTCGCGGAAAACATGAGCTGGTTCACCGATCCGGCGGGATTGAGGCACGAGTTATTCGGCAGCGGCGGCGGCGCAAAAACGGCGGAGTCACTCGGCGCGCCACTGCTCGGGCAGGTGCCGATACAACCGGAAATCCGCGAGGGCGGCGACTCGGGCGCGCCAATCGTGGTGAGCGCGCCGCAAAGCGAGGCCGCGATGACATTCCGAAAAATCGGCACGGCGTTGCTGGGTTGA
- the purE gene encoding 5-(carboxyamino)imidazole ribonucleotide mutase: MKSESAAPLVAIIMGSQSDWPVLENAAKTLADFGVAHEARVISAHRTPHAAFEYATSAQKRGLKCIIAGAGMAAHLAGVMAGLTQLPVLGVPMESPQLKGIDSLLSTVQMPGGVPVATFAIGKAGAVNAALFAVSMLALNDESLSKSLSDFRAAQTKKVLDIKLD, from the coding sequence ATGAAATCCGAATCCGCCGCTCCTCTTGTCGCAATTATCATGGGTAGCCAGTCCGACTGGCCCGTGCTCGAAAATGCCGCCAAGACCCTCGCCGATTTCGGCGTCGCCCACGAAGCGCGGGTCATCAGCGCGCACCGCACGCCGCACGCCGCATTCGAGTATGCGACATCGGCGCAAAAACGCGGCTTGAAATGCATCATCGCCGGCGCGGGCATGGCGGCGCATCTCGCGGGTGTCATGGCCGGTCTCACGCAACTTCCCGTGCTCGGCGTGCCGATGGAGTCGCCGCAGTTGAAGGGCATCGACTCTCTTCTTTCCACCGTGCAAATGCCGGGCGGCGTGCCCGTGGCGACATTCGCGATCGGCAAGGCCGGCGCGGTAAACGCGGCGCTGTTTGCCGTGTCGATGCTCGCGCTGAACGATGAGAGCCTTTCAAAGTCGCTCAGCGATTTCCGCGCCGCGCAGACGAAAAAAGTGCTGGATATCAAACTCGACTAA
- the rpe gene encoding ribulose-phosphate 3-epimerase produces MHKPILAPSILAADHANLAAGTAVVENLVRPQELAWVHLDIMDGHFVPNFSFGPQTVAALRPNSRLFFDTHLMLDEPHRYIEPFAKAGADLISIHIEPQYDHAGTLARIRELGCQCGIVLNPGTPATAIEPLLTQVDLVLAMTVQPGFGGQSFRRDVLPKITQIDTWRRERGLGFRLEVDGGIDLNTVVECRAAGADTFVAGTSFFNAADRAAFAEKISAL; encoded by the coding sequence ATGCACAAACCGATCCTCGCCCCGTCGATCCTTGCGGCGGACCACGCAAACCTCGCGGCGGGAACCGCCGTGGTCGAAAACCTCGTCCGTCCGCAAGAGCTCGCGTGGGTTCACCTCGACATCATGGACGGGCATTTCGTGCCGAACTTTTCCTTCGGCCCGCAAACCGTGGCGGCGCTTCGCCCAAACTCGCGCCTCTTCTTCGACACGCACCTGATGCTCGACGAGCCGCACCGCTACATCGAGCCATTCGCCAAGGCCGGCGCCGACCTCATCAGCATCCACATCGAACCGCAATACGACCACGCCGGCACGCTTGCGCGCATCCGCGAACTCGGCTGCCAGTGTGGAATCGTTCTCAACCCCGGCACGCCCGCGACCGCCATCGAGCCGCTGCTTACGCAAGTCGACCTCGTGCTTGCGATGACCGTGCAGCCCGGTTTCGGCGGGCAAAGCTTCCGGCGCGACGTGCTTCCGAAAATCACGCAAATCGACACCTGGCGCCGCGAACGCGGCTTGGGTTTCCGCCTCGAAGTGGACGGCGGCATCGACCTCAACACCGTCGTCGAGTGCCGCGCCGCGGGCGCCGACACTTTTGTCGCAGGCACCTCGTTCTTCAACGCCGCCGACCGCGCCGCCTTCGCCGAAAAAATCTCGGCACTTTAA
- the dnaN gene encoding DNA polymerase III subunit beta, producing the protein MKFKINRDHFSNGLAQVLNVVGSKATMPILSNVLIEAEKDSISLTTTNLDLGIRCKIKAEVSQPGTVTLPVKRLATIVRELPNIDVSVDASPSHQVKLTSGGSNFRIMGIGKEEFPPLPEFSNERSFVLDQAELIGMLKNVAYAQSTDETRYILNGVYFNFKDGKFSVVATDGRRLALMSKEMEIPEDAAGNITVPAKTVAELLRMLDKGEKVKVSFNERRASFQINVEKDTSGLLDNIYLYSKVVEGNYPNYNQVIPKETHQRIKLERELFHQCVHRAALVCSDKSNSVKIKLSTNQLEVMAQSPDFGEAHEHMAIAYSGPELQVAFNPNFILDPLKALEKDEVFFEVKDEVSPGVFKTLDSFICVIMPVRMS; encoded by the coding sequence ATGAAATTCAAGATCAACCGCGATCACTTCAGCAACGGACTCGCACAAGTCCTTAATGTCGTAGGCTCAAAGGCCACAATGCCCATATTGAGCAATGTGCTGATCGAGGCTGAAAAGGACTCCATCTCGCTCACCACCACCAACCTCGACCTCGGCATCCGCTGCAAAATCAAGGCGGAGGTTTCGCAACCCGGCACTGTCACGCTTCCCGTGAAGCGCCTCGCCACAATCGTTCGCGAACTGCCCAACATCGATGTTTCCGTCGACGCCTCGCCGAGCCATCAGGTCAAGCTCACCTCCGGCGGCTCCAACTTTCGCATCATGGGCATCGGCAAGGAGGAATTTCCCCCGCTGCCCGAGTTCAGCAACGAAAGATCCTTCGTGCTCGATCAGGCCGAGCTCATTGGAATGCTCAAAAACGTCGCCTACGCGCAATCCACCGACGAAACGCGCTACATCCTCAACGGCGTTTATTTCAACTTCAAGGATGGCAAGTTTTCCGTTGTCGCGACCGATGGCCGCCGCCTCGCTCTCATGAGCAAGGAAATGGAAATCCCCGAGGACGCCGCCGGCAACATCACCGTTCCCGCGAAAACCGTCGCCGAGCTTCTTCGCATGCTGGACAAGGGCGAAAAGGTGAAGGTTTCGTTCAACGAGCGCCGCGCCTCCTTCCAAATCAACGTCGAAAAGGACACCAGCGGCCTGCTCGACAACATCTACCTTTACTCGAAAGTCGTCGAGGGCAACTACCCGAATTACAACCAGGTTATTCCCAAGGAAACGCACCAGCGCATCAAGCTGGAGCGCGAGCTCTTCCACCAGTGCGTGCACCGCGCCGCACTCGTGTGCAGCGACAAATCGAACTCGGTCAAAATCAAGCTCAGCACCAACCAGCTCGAAGTCATGGCGCAAAGCCCCGATTTCGGCGAGGCCCACGAGCACATGGCAATTGCTTACAGCGGCCCCGAGCTCCAAGTTGCCTTCAACCCGAACTTCATACTCGACCCGCTCAAGGCGCTTGAAAAGGACGAGGTTTTCTTCGAGGTGAAAGACGAAGTGAGCCCCGGCGTGTTCAAGACGCTCGACAGCTTCATTTGCGTGATCATGCCTGTGCGCATGAGCTGA
- a CDS encoding cation:proton antiporter encodes MDQGIFLIQDLALVLVVAAIAGWVCQRIGLSVVVGYLMAGMLISLHPFTEPMLRDPARIERLAQMGLVYLMFGIGLRLSLRRLRRLGLSVMLAVFVSASTIYYITRMVATGVFAMPPMQGLFLAGMLMVSSSAIISKVLEETGGAHERAGQTAMGVVVLEDVVAVILVAMLNSVAKFGGTQEAHIGSTLGTFAMFVLMASVAGLLFVPWLLRKLSISASGELQTVAVAGILLGLALVANEAGYSLALGAFLLGMIVAETPQRIQVERTFEGMTDVFSSVFFVAIGLQIEPGLLISSWKMIVAVAALTIVVRTFAVSFGLSLIGTPMRNALRAGLMVTPIGEFSFIIAQVGVTAMLVPKEFYPIAVGVSLLTTVCAPSLTRNAGKISKWIVDRLPGWMRTWHSYYNTQLDRMKMRRKKNVLWQLSRKRIIQVAVEVLMVTGVMVFSRPLLGLLTDWLGEDWLFPNGPFVLFWLLMMVVVLAPLVALWRNLSALSLLYAQVLVPRRTTGSHRLRPVMEAMFKILAATIMFVWFITLLPSIPGTRWFLLTSVLAAAVLLFMLRRRLIYWHSEMESELHSMLNHPAQLGVETAAPWLAMRDDWGIRATSCTLPDLVDCQGKRINELDLRARYGCVITGIERQGVMIPHPSPDEVLYPRDKVLLIGTEEQVSEGKKMLTAVSGRAYTAEFDDVRIDTLLVPPASRAAGKDLRSLALAQTHRVQILGIRRENRRILNPDGNEVLMAGDELLVISTPDELRAFNVWLAEPGEG; translated from the coding sequence ATGGACCAAGGGATTTTTTTAATACAGGACCTCGCCTTGGTGCTCGTTGTCGCCGCAATCGCCGGGTGGGTTTGCCAGCGCATCGGGTTGTCCGTCGTTGTCGGCTACCTGATGGCGGGCATGCTCATTTCGCTGCATCCGTTCACCGAGCCGATGCTGCGGGACCCGGCTCGTATTGAACGGCTTGCGCAAATGGGCCTGGTTTATTTGATGTTCGGGATCGGGTTGCGATTGAGTTTGCGACGATTGCGACGGCTCGGGCTTTCGGTGATGCTGGCGGTGTTTGTCAGTGCGAGCACAATTTATTACATCACGCGCATGGTGGCGACGGGGGTGTTTGCCATGCCGCCGATGCAGGGGCTTTTTCTTGCGGGCATGCTGATGGTGTCGTCATCGGCAATCATCAGCAAGGTGCTCGAGGAAACGGGCGGCGCCCACGAACGCGCGGGACAAACGGCGATGGGCGTGGTGGTGCTTGAGGACGTCGTCGCGGTGATTCTCGTGGCGATGCTCAACTCGGTCGCGAAATTCGGCGGCACGCAGGAGGCGCACATCGGCAGCACGCTGGGCACGTTTGCGATGTTTGTCCTGATGGCGAGCGTGGCGGGGTTGCTTTTTGTGCCGTGGCTGTTGCGCAAGCTAAGCATTTCGGCGAGCGGCGAATTGCAGACCGTGGCGGTGGCCGGCATTTTGCTCGGGCTGGCGCTGGTGGCAAACGAGGCGGGATATTCGCTCGCACTGGGCGCGTTTTTGCTCGGCATGATCGTGGCGGAAACACCGCAGCGCATTCAGGTGGAGCGCACGTTCGAGGGAATGACTGATGTGTTTTCGTCGGTGTTTTTTGTGGCGATCGGACTGCAAATCGAACCGGGACTGTTAATTTCCTCGTGGAAAATGATCGTGGCGGTCGCGGCGCTTACGATTGTGGTGCGCACGTTTGCGGTTTCGTTCGGACTGTCGTTGATCGGCACGCCGATGCGCAATGCGCTCCGGGCCGGCTTGATGGTGACGCCCATCGGCGAGTTTTCCTTCATAATTGCGCAAGTCGGTGTCACGGCAATGCTTGTGCCAAAGGAATTTTATCCAATCGCCGTGGGTGTTTCGCTGCTGACGACCGTGTGCGCGCCTTCGCTGACTCGCAATGCCGGAAAAATCAGCAAGTGGATTGTCGACCGCCTGCCCGGGTGGATGCGCACGTGGCACTCGTATTACAACACGCAGCTCGACCGCATGAAAATGCGTCGCAAGAAAAACGTGCTCTGGCAGTTGAGCCGCAAGCGCATCATTCAGGTCGCCGTGGAGGTGCTCATGGTCACGGGCGTGATGGTTTTTTCGCGTCCGCTGCTCGGGTTGCTGACGGACTGGCTCGGCGAAGACTGGCTGTTTCCAAACGGGCCGTTCGTGCTGTTCTGGCTGCTCATGATGGTCGTGGTGCTGGCGCCACTCGTGGCGTTGTGGCGAAATCTTTCCGCGTTGAGCCTGCTTTACGCGCAAGTGCTCGTGCCGCGGCGCACAACCGGATCGCATCGTTTGCGGCCCGTGATGGAGGCAATGTTCAAGATTCTCGCGGCCACGATCATGTTTGTGTGGTTTATCACACTGTTGCCGTCGATACCCGGCACGCGCTGGTTCCTGCTCACGAGCGTGCTCGCGGCGGCCGTGCTGCTGTTCATGCTTCGTCGCAGGTTGATTTACTGGCACAGCGAAATGGAGTCCGAACTGCACTCGATGCTCAACCATCCCGCGCAGCTGGGTGTGGAAACCGCGGCGCCCTGGCTTGCCATGCGCGACGATTGGGGCATCCGCGCGACGAGCTGCACGTTGCCGGATCTTGTTGATTGCCAAGGAAAACGAATCAACGAATTGGATTTGCGCGCACGCTATGGCTGCGTGATCACCGGCATTGAGCGCCAGGGTGTGATGATTCCCCACCCGAGCCCCGATGAGGTGCTTTATCCGCGCGACAAGGTTTTGTTGATTGGCACCGAGGAACAAGTGAGCGAAGGCAAAAAAATGCTCACCGCCGTTTCCGGCCGCGCCTACACGGCTGAATTTGACGATGTGCGCATAGACACATTGCTGGTGCCGCCGGCCAGTCGCGCGGCGGGAAAGGACTTGCGTTCGCTCGCGCTTGCGCAGACGCACCGCGTGCAAATCCTGGGCATACGCCGTGAGAACCGCCGCATACTCAATCCCGACGGGAACGAAGTGCTCATGGCCGGGGACGAACTGCTCGTGATAAGCACGCCCGACGAGTTGCGCGCGTTCAACGTCTGGCTTGCCGAGCCGGGCGAAGGGTAG